One stretch of Pelmatolapia mariae isolate MD_Pm_ZW linkage group LG3_W, Pm_UMD_F_2, whole genome shotgun sequence DNA includes these proteins:
- the LOC134621193 gene encoding C-X-C chemokine receptor type 2-like — translation MTDALNALRQIQQAQTQDYPCHLSVFEDDFFWNNYSYDYNESSESFSPDPDSLKCGYEPLEPTAVVILCVIFTVISVLAIFGNLLVGWVIRTSQEILAPSDVYLFQLTIADGLLALTLQFCVAALTRGWLLGDFLCQLLHIVMDANFYTSIIFLTCISIDRYLVNVDARETLKSHQRMCSRILCTVVWVLSCALALPTLFFRFDISISTAWRLAIQGFIRVFGFLVPAIVMISCYSITVSRLLLTHGFQKHRAMWVIITIVVAFLLLWTPYQITMVIDILLRADVVQHDCDTRRSLNTALVATHCLALLHSCINPFLYVAAEEKLRKKMKLLF, via the exons ATGACTGATGCCCTGAACGCCTTGAGACAGATCCAGCAGGCCCAAACTCAGGACTAT CCATGTCATTTGTCTGTCTTTGAAGATGATTTCTTTTGGAACAATTATTCCTATGATTACAACGAATCCAGTGAATCATTCTCTCCAGATCCAGATAGCTTGAAATGTGGATATGAACCTTTGGAACCTACAGCAGTTGTGATCCTGTGCGTCATCTTCACAGTCATCTCTGTATTGGCCATATTCGGAAACCTGCTGGTAGGATGGGTGATCAGAACCAGCCAAGAAATTTTGGCTCCATCAGATGTGTACCTGTTCCAACTGACCATAGCAGATGGGCTGCTGGCTTTAACGCTTCAGTTCTGTGTTGCAGCACTAACTCGAGGATGGCTCTTAGGAGACTTCCTTTGCCAACTCCTCCACATCGTCATGGATGCGAACTTCTACACCAGCATCATCTTCCTCACCTGCATTAGCATCGATCGTTACCTTGTGAATGTGGACGCCAGGGAGACACTCAAGAGTCACcaaaggatgtgcagcaggaTCCTCTGCACAGTGGTGTGGGTTCTCAGTTGTGCCCTTGCTCTGCCTACTCTTTTCTTTCGCTTTGACATCAGCATCTCTACCGCATGGAGGCTCGCGATTCAGGGGTTCATTCGTGTTTTTGGCTTTTTGGTCCCTGCGATTGTCATGATCTCCTGCTACAGCATCACTGTTTCACGGCTGCTGCTCACTCACGGTTTCCAGAAGCACCGAGCCATGTGGGTGATCATAACCATCGTGGTTGCGTTTCTTCTCCTCTGGACACCATACCAGATAACCATGGTGATAGACATACTGCTGAGGGCTGATGTGGTACAGCATGACTGTGATACGAGGAGGTCGTTAAACACAGCCTTGGTTGCAACCCACTGCCTGGCtctgctgcacagctgcatcAACCCTTTCCTTTATGTCGCTGCAGAAGAAAAACTCAGGAAGAAGATGAAACTGCTTTTTTAG
- the LOC134646776 gene encoding uncharacterized protein LOC134646776 has product MAASSSGGPSKPQELEARVITAAQDIINRLAQSLQQPNTTCIPNAEHSHEHSGGQAQTPKDTVQTEMVVKQDLDLTPLPSDAAEFQTMPKASCQVCKESMPLHILALHVNNCVKSQSTEEEDETDVQLLSVMNSPSFCREPLDMKQDMKECPICLCCFPVNEIAQHASLCGERPEDTSTHMTDVYVSTDSECSVPSNRTDPLTDLVSEADVLQWLSSQVDTSKDFRICITRNDLVQRGFIQWQRQKKGSPANKLHVTFIGEAGIDTGALSKEFLTEMMHGIETRLFEGSGKKGKSPVYSISDLENSFYRTAGEVFSVSLAQGGPPPCFLRSWCYQFLATGNFDALQLTKDDVDDTEYRSLIEKVEVADNLTDLTEDIVSCGYTGLVKLDKRDSIIRSIVVHATVRLTPMLQQIRNGMKIYNLLEVIGRHESLCSNLFVPRDENDDTAVNTDYIMSILEPELSERGSPRHAKENAIINFFQDFLENLESSGHDYPTRS; this is encoded by the exons ATGGCTGCATCAAGTTCAGGTGGACCCTCTAAACCGCAG GAGTTAGAGGCCCGTGTTATAACAGCGGCACAAGATATAATCAACAGGTTAGCTCAAAGTCTTCAGCAACCTAATACCACATGTATACCAAATGCTGAACACTCTCACGAGCACTCAGGTGGACAAGCCCAGACCCCAAAAGATACAGTGCAGACGGAGATG GTGGTCAAG CAGGACCTTGATCTTACTCCTCTTCCATCAGATGCAGCTGAATTTCAAACCATGCCAAAGGCTTCTTGCCAGGTGTGCAAGGAAAGTATGCCTCTGCATATCCTAGCACTCCATGTCAACAATTGTGTGAAGTCTCAGTCAacagaagaggaagatgag ACTGATGTCCAGCTTCTGTCTGTCATGAATTCACCAAGCTTTTGTAGAGAGCCTCTTGACATGAAGCAG gACATGAAAGAATGCCCAATCTGTCTTTGCTGCTTTCCAGTGAATGAGATTGCCCAGCATGCAAGCCTGTGTGGTGAAAG aCCTGAGGACACTTCCACTCACATGACAGACGTTTATGTCAGTACTGACTCTGAGTGCAGTGTGCCAAGCAACAGAACAGATCCTTTGACTGATTTAGTCAG tgaAGCAGATGTGCTACAATGGCTTTCAAGTCAGGTGGATACCAGCAAAGACTTTAGGATTTGCATCACTCGGAATGATCTTGTTCAAAGAGGCTTCATTCAGTGGCAACGACAGAAGAAGGGTTCCCCTGCCAACAAACTCCACGTGACTTTTATCGGAGAAGCAGGAATTGATACTGGTGCATTAAGCAAAGAATTTTTGACTG AAATGATGCATGGTATTGAGACTCGACTGTTTGAAGGCAGTGGCAAGAAGGGAAAGAGTCCTGTCTATTCTATCAGTGATTTAGAAAATAGTTTCTAcag AACTGCAGGAGAAGTGTTTTCAGTGAGCCTTGCACAGGGAggtccaccaccatgcttcctTAGAAGCTGGTGTTATCAGTTTCTTGCAACAGGAAACTTCGATGCGCTTCAGCTGACCAAAGATGATGTGGATGACACTGAATATAGGTCTCTAATTGAAAAG GTGGAAGTGGCAGACAACCTGACAGACCTCACTGAAGACATTGTGAGCTGTGGTTACACAGGACTTGTGAAGCTGGACAAACGGGACAGTATAATAAG ATCAATTGTTGTGCATGCTACGGTGCGTCTGACTCCAATGCTACAGCAAATTAGAAATGGCATGAAGATCTACAACCTTCTGGAGGTGATTGGAAGGCACGAAAGTCTCTGTTCAAACCTGTTTGTTCCCAGAGATGAGAATGATGATACAGCGGTAAat ACTGATTACATAATGAGCATCCTTGAGCCTGAGCTGAGTGAGAGGGGAAGTCCAAGGCATGCCAAAGAAAATGCCATCATCAACTTCTTCCAAGACTTCCTGGAGAATCTTGAAAGCTCAG